A portion of the Polaribacter cellanae genome contains these proteins:
- a CDS encoding sodium:solute symporter family protein: MDIIDVSIIVLYIFLTLGVGIWISKRASKGLDSYFLGGKSIKWYYLGLSNGSGMFDVSGTAWMVGILFLYGVKSFMFMWMWPIWNQIFIMIFLAAWIRRSNIMTGSEWILTRFGDDKAGRASHLIVAIFAIIASIGFIAYFFEGVGKFMSIILPWDLTFMIGQSELLTSDQSYALIIIFLTTIYTIKGGMFSVVATEVLQYGIMVLAGLLIAGYAFITVTDIEISNVLSTEWSNIMFGWEIEGSWTGKYEAFNNLIDTQGYKMFGAFIGMSLFKGIFASIAGPTPSYDMQRILSTRSVKEAAYMSGFTNLVLFIPRYLLIGGIVILALVYIAPEMAVSNTLSLSDLEIILPKVINNHVPVGIKGLLLAGLLAAFMSTFSAFVNSGPAYIVNDIYKKYFKPTAPDKHYVKASHIASFAIVIIGVIMGFFADSINSLTLWITSALYGGYVAANFLKWIWWRFNGWGYFWGMTAGLFIATLQFLLDQNKANFEMGTWLHDLAQIPAIYIFPIIFIVSLLGSFLGTLLTPATSMETLKKFYSNVRPWGWWSPVYKELKGEDETFTKNEDFVSDMLNCVIGVVWQSSMILLPIYFMIRDYPKTLIALLVFVVTSIVLKFTWLDRVKKYKN, encoded by the coding sequence ATGGATATCATCGATGTTTCAATAATAGTGCTCTATATCTTCTTAACTTTAGGCGTAGGAATTTGGATTTCTAAAAGAGCATCAAAAGGATTAGATTCTTATTTTCTTGGAGGAAAAAGTATAAAGTGGTATTACTTAGGTTTAAGCAATGGTTCAGGAATGTTCGATGTTTCTGGAACAGCTTGGATGGTAGGTATTTTATTTTTGTATGGCGTTAAAAGTTTCATGTTCATGTGGATGTGGCCAATTTGGAACCAGATTTTTATAATGATTTTCTTAGCAGCCTGGATTCGACGTTCGAATATTATGACAGGTTCCGAGTGGATTTTAACACGTTTTGGAGATGATAAAGCAGGTAGAGCATCGCATTTAATTGTGGCAATTTTTGCAATTATTGCTTCCATTGGTTTTATTGCTTACTTTTTTGAAGGAGTAGGGAAGTTTATGTCCATTATACTTCCTTGGGATTTAACTTTTATGATTGGGCAAAGCGAACTTTTAACATCCGACCAAAGTTATGCCCTAATCATTATATTTTTAACAACCATTTATACCATTAAAGGAGGAATGTTTTCTGTAGTTGCAACCGAAGTTTTACAATATGGAATTATGGTTTTAGCAGGACTTTTAATTGCAGGCTATGCTTTTATTACAGTAACAGATATCGAAATAAGCAACGTGCTTTCCACAGAATGGAGCAATATAATGTTTGGCTGGGAAATTGAAGGTTCTTGGACAGGTAAATACGAAGCTTTTAATAATTTAATAGATACACAAGGCTATAAAATGTTTGGTGCATTTATTGGAATGTCGCTTTTTAAAGGAATTTTTGCAAGTATTGCTGGGCCAACACCTAGTTACGATATGCAACGAATTTTATCTACAAGATCTGTAAAAGAAGCAGCATACATGTCTGGTTTTACGAACCTTGTGCTTTTTATTCCTCGTTATTTATTAATTGGAGGAATCGTTATTCTTGCATTGGTATATATCGCTCCAGAAATGGCGGTTTCAAACACATTAAGTTTAAGTGATTTAGAAATTATTCTTCCAAAAGTAATTAATAACCACGTGCCAGTTGGTATCAAAGGATTGTTATTGGCAGGACTTTTAGCAGCATTTATGTCAACTTTTTCGGCATTTGTAAATTCTGGGCCAGCTTATATTGTAAACGATATTTATAAGAAATATTTTAAACCAACTGCTCCAGATAAACATTATGTAAAAGCAAGTCATATTGCCTCTTTCGCAATTGTTATTATTGGCGTAATTATGGGATTCTTTGCAGATTCTATAAACTCACTAACCTTATGGATAACCAGTGCGCTTTATGGAGGTTATGTAGCAGCAAATTTCTTAAAATGGATTTGGTGGCGTTTTAATGGTTGGGGTTATTTCTGGGGAATGACTGCTGGTTTATTTATTGCAACACTTCAATTCTTGTTAGACCAAAATAAGGCGAATTTCGAAATGGGTACTTGGTTACACGATTTGGCGCAAATACCTGCGATTTACATTTTTCCTATTATATTTATAGTCTCTTTATTGGGGTCTTTTTTAGGAACACTTTTAACACCAGCAACATCAATGGAAACTTTAAAAAAGTTTTATTCGAACGTTCGTCCTTGGGGTTGGTGGAGTCCAGTTTATAAAGAATTAAAAGGTGAAGACGAAACATTTACAAAAAACGAAGATTTTGTAAGTGATATGTTAAATTGTGTAATTGGTGTTGTTTGGCAATCTAGCATGATTTTGCTACCAATATATTTTATGATTAGAGATTATCCTAAGACATTAATTGCACTATTAGTTTTTGTGGTTACATCCATTGTTTTAAAATTTACTTGGTTAGATAGAGTGAAGAAATATAAAAATTAA
- a CDS encoding putative glycoside hydrolase — MKIIHIILGFALLSCAIACSQKQEKNYHNKERVNEKKLAFDFGVWITSKKEKKNAEYAAEFKKYKDGGIDEILINTNTDPKELERLVPIATKEGLKVHAWIMAVNRPGDTVALKHPEWYQVSREGKSCFDTRPYVDYYQWLCPTREASRNHILGLVEGLSKVEGIESVHLDYIRFPDIFLPIGLLPKYNLVQDTEMAEYDFCYCDACVNAFEKIHHKNPRESKNTAIDMEWKNFRLNAIKALVDDAYKIVHSNNKKLTAAVFPYPEMADHMVRQRWDKWNIDEVYPMIYHGFYNEEIDWIGYATKQGVTDLKGKDVGVNTGVYLPPFTSNEELKEAILLAKENGAKGVTFFDGPQLTDEYLKTIRETKALFSK, encoded by the coding sequence ATGAAAATAATACATATAATTTTAGGCTTTGCATTGCTTTCTTGTGCGATTGCATGTAGTCAAAAACAAGAAAAAAACTACCACAATAAAGAGCGTGTAAACGAGAAAAAATTAGCATTTGATTTCGGTGTTTGGATTACTTCCAAAAAAGAAAAGAAAAATGCAGAGTATGCAGCAGAATTTAAAAAATACAAAGATGGTGGTATTGACGAGATTTTAATAAATACAAATACAGATCCAAAAGAATTGGAACGTTTAGTGCCAATTGCAACCAAAGAAGGTTTAAAAGTTCATGCGTGGATTATGGCTGTAAACCGTCCTGGAGATACAGTTGCATTAAAACACCCAGAATGGTATCAAGTAAGTCGCGAAGGAAAATCTTGTTTCGATACTAGGCCTTATGTGGATTATTACCAATGGTTGTGTCCAACAAGAGAAGCATCAAGAAATCATATTTTAGGTTTGGTAGAAGGATTATCGAAGGTAGAAGGAATTGAAAGTGTTCATTTAGATTATATTCGTTTTCCAGACATTTTTTTACCTATTGGATTGTTACCAAAATACAATTTAGTGCAAGATACAGAAATGGCAGAGTACGATTTTTGCTATTGTGATGCATGTGTAAATGCTTTTGAGAAAATACATCATAAAAACCCAAGAGAAAGCAAAAATACTGCGATTGATATGGAATGGAAAAATTTTCGCTTAAATGCCATAAAAGCTTTGGTAGACGATGCTTATAAAATTGTACATAGTAACAATAAAAAATTAACAGCAGCTGTATTTCCTTACCCAGAAATGGCAGATCACATGGTGCGTCAAAGATGGGATAAATGGAATATAGACGAGGTATATCCAATGATTTATCACGGGTTTTATAACGAAGAAATCGACTGGATTGGATATGCAACCAAACAAGGAGTTACCGATTTAAAAGGGAAAGATGTAGGTGTAAATACAGGTGTTTATTTACCTCCTTTTACCTCTAACGAAGAGTTAAAAGAAGCCATTTTGTTGGCGAAAGAAAATGGTGCAAAAGGAGTAACATTTTTTGATGGACCACAATTAACGGACGAATACTTAAAAACAATTAGAGAAACAAAAGCGTTATTTTCTAAATAG
- a CDS encoding glycoside hydrolase family 130 protein: protein MSSIPWQDKPENSNDVVWRYSKNPIINRYDIPSSNSIFNSAVVPFKDGFAGVFRCDNKAVQMNIFAGFSKNGIDWEINNEPIKMKAGNTKMIESDYKYDPRVVFIEDRYWITWCNGYNGPTIGIGYTFDFKEFFQCENAFLPFNRNGVLFPQKINGKYAMLSRPSDNGHTPFGDIYISYSLDMKYWGEHRCVMKATPFEDSAWQCTKIGAGPIPILTDEGWLMLYHGVINTCNGFRYAMGAAILEENAPDKVKYRTQPYLLGPAAQYEMVGDVPNVVFPCAALHDTKEDKLAIYYGAADTVVAMAFGNLSEVVQFTKDNSL from the coding sequence ATGAGTTCAATTCCTTGGCAAGATAAACCAGAAAATTCGAATGATGTTGTTTGGCGTTATTCAAAAAATCCTATAATTAATAGATACGATATTCCATCTTCTAACAGTATTTTTAATAGCGCTGTAGTTCCTTTTAAAGATGGTTTTGCAGGTGTTTTTAGGTGTGATAATAAAGCAGTACAAATGAATATTTTTGCTGGTTTTAGTAAAAACGGAATCGATTGGGAAATTAATAACGAACCCATTAAAATGAAGGCAGGAAACACAAAAATGATTGAATCGGATTACAAATACGATCCGCGAGTTGTTTTTATTGAAGACAGGTATTGGATTACTTGGTGTAATGGTTACAATGGCCCCACAATTGGTATTGGTTATACCTTTGATTTTAAAGAGTTTTTTCAATGTGAAAATGCTTTTTTACCTTTCAATAGAAATGGCGTTTTATTTCCACAGAAAATAAACGGAAAATACGCGATGTTAAGTCGTCCGAGTGATAATGGACACACACCATTTGGCGATATTTATATCAGTTACAGTCTAGATATGAAATATTGGGGAGAACATAGATGTGTTATGAAAGCAACTCCTTTTGAGGATAGTGCTTGGCAATGTACAAAAATTGGTGCTGGGCCAATTCCAATTCTTACAGACGAAGGTTGGTTAATGTTATATCATGGAGTTATAAATACGTGTAACGGATTTAGATATGCAATGGGTGCTGCAATTCTCGAAGAAAACGCACCAGACAAAGTAAAATATAGAACACAACCTTATTTGTTAGGACCAGCTGCACAATATGAAATGGTGGGAGATGTACCAAATGTAGTTTTTCCATGTGCAGCTTTGCATGATACAAAAGAAGATAAATTAGCAATTTATTACGGTGCAGCAGATACAGTTGTAGCGATGGCTTTTGGTAATTTGAGTGAAGTCGTACAATTTACGAAAGATAATAGTTTATAA
- a CDS encoding carbohydrate-binding family 9-like protein: MKMLSKLKYVSIVFCGVSIMSCAQSKKEIIPETYVAHKTSETIVIDGKANEADWKKAKWTNNFIDIEGVKIPKYQTNVKMLWNENYYYILAEIKEPHIWADITKRDEVIFYNNDFEVFIEPDGDTHNYYELEINALNTAWDLFISKPYRELDGVVLNDWNYTNLKSAISINGTLNNSNDIDKSWTLEIAIPFKDLRTAYKQKNVPRDKFWRVNFSRVNWDYDIKEGKYSRKKGKDGKYLHEYNWVWSPTGVINMHLPENWGYVYFSSKNVESNESFTISKDDKIKWELYKLYRKQKKHFKKNNSWLSAYELLSTAIIVDGKTITPELKFHDTGWNLIVKSPFTKKTLFLKEDGKFFTN; encoded by the coding sequence ATGAAGATGTTATCAAAATTAAAATATGTAAGTATTGTTTTTTGTGGTGTTTCCATAATGAGTTGTGCACAATCCAAAAAGGAAATTATTCCAGAAACGTATGTCGCTCATAAAACTTCAGAAACCATTGTTATTGATGGGAAAGCGAATGAGGCTGATTGGAAAAAAGCAAAATGGACAAACAATTTTATAGATATTGAAGGAGTAAAAATACCAAAATATCAAACCAATGTAAAAATGCTTTGGAACGAAAATTACTATTATATCTTAGCTGAAATAAAAGAACCTCATATTTGGGCAGACATAACAAAACGAGACGAGGTTATTTTTTATAATAATGATTTTGAGGTTTTTATAGAGCCAGATGGAGACACGCATAATTATTACGAACTAGAAATTAATGCACTAAATACTGCTTGGGATTTATTTATTTCGAAACCCTATAGAGAGTTAGATGGAGTTGTTTTAAATGATTGGAATTATACCAATTTAAAATCTGCAATTAGCATTAATGGAACATTAAATAATTCGAACGATATCGATAAAAGTTGGACCCTAGAAATAGCCATTCCTTTTAAAGATTTAAGAACAGCTTATAAACAAAAAAATGTACCAAGAGATAAATTTTGGCGTGTTAATTTTTCGAGAGTAAACTGGGATTATGATATTAAAGAAGGTAAATATTCTCGAAAAAAAGGAAAAGATGGTAAATATTTACATGAATATAATTGGGTTTGGTCGCCAACAGGAGTTATAAATATGCATTTGCCTGAAAATTGGGGATATGTTTATTTTTCATCAAAAAATGTAGAAAGTAACGAATCTTTTACAATTTCAAAAGACGATAAAATTAAATGGGAATTGTACAAATTGTACCGAAAACAAAAAAAACATTTTAAAAAGAATAATTCTTGGTTATCGGCTTATGAATTATTGTCAACAGCAATCATAGTGGATGGAAAAACGATTACACCAGAATTAAAGTTTCATGATACAGGTTGGAATTTAATCGTAAAAAGTCCATTTACAAAAAAAACACTATTTTTAAAAGAAGACGGAAAATTTTTCACAAATTAA
- a CDS encoding glycoside hydrolase family 18 protein, whose protein sequence is MRATFLSIKLIVFIGLILLFVNCTKQVKTDNKHTEDLKIIGYVAGYENYDIAKVDATKLTHINYAFANIVEGKPKFELDIDAIKISKLIALKKVNPNLKVLYSIGGWTWSDKFSHIAAYPEAREKFAKSSVQLMKKYGFDGVDLDWEFPGQRAEDNAFRPSDKENFTLLLAEIRKHLEKAAIADKTHYLLTIASGADQAYIDNTDLAKAQEYLDFINVMCYDFYNGWFYQTGHHANLYPSEKEKFKGNSGQEAINRHIKAGVPANKLVMGIPFYGRQWSKVSLNKDGLYQTAMTTGVIVPYWDIIKKIKSGNFKKGYDNSAKASYLWNAIDSVFISWETPKEIKLKTEFIKEKGLGGAMFWEYSLDKDQELLNALSKNMK, encoded by the coding sequence ATGAGAGCAACCTTTTTGTCAATAAAATTAATTGTTTTTATAGGTTTAATATTGCTTTTTGTTAACTGTACAAAACAAGTTAAAACCGATAATAAGCATACTGAAGATTTAAAAATAATTGGATATGTGGCGGGTTATGAAAATTATGATATAGCAAAAGTTGATGCAACAAAACTAACACATATAAATTATGCATTTGCCAATATCGTTGAAGGGAAGCCAAAATTTGAGCTAGACATAGATGCTATAAAGATTTCCAAATTAATAGCGTTAAAAAAAGTAAATCCTAATTTGAAAGTTTTGTATTCTATTGGCGGATGGACTTGGTCTGATAAATTTTCGCATATAGCAGCTTATCCAGAAGCAAGAGAAAAATTTGCTAAAAGTAGTGTGCAACTTATGAAAAAATACGGGTTTGATGGTGTGGATTTAGATTGGGAATTCCCTGGACAACGTGCAGAGGATAATGCATTTAGACCTTCAGATAAAGAAAATTTTACTTTACTTTTAGCAGAAATTAGAAAACATTTAGAAAAAGCAGCAATAGCAGATAAAACCCATTATTTACTAACAATAGCTTCAGGCGCAGACCAAGCGTATATTGATAATACTGATTTGGCAAAAGCTCAGGAATACCTAGACTTTATAAATGTAATGTGTTATGACTTTTACAATGGCTGGTTTTATCAAACAGGGCATCATGCTAATTTGTATCCTTCAGAAAAAGAAAAATTTAAAGGTAATAGTGGGCAGGAAGCAATAAATAGACATATAAAAGCTGGAGTACCTGCTAATAAATTGGTTATGGGAATTCCGTTTTATGGCAGGCAATGGAGTAAAGTAAGCTTGAACAAAGATGGGTTGTACCAAACCGCGATGACTACTGGAGTTATTGTGCCATATTGGGATATCATCAAAAAAATAAAATCTGGTAATTTTAAGAAAGGTTACGATAATTCTGCGAAAGCTTCCTATTTATGGAATGCTATCGATAGTGTTTTTATATCGTGGGAAACACCTAAAGAAATAAAATTAAAAACAGAATTCATTAAAGAAAAAGGCTTAGGAGGCGCTATGTTTTGGGAATATAGTTTGGATAAAGATCAAGAATTATTAAATGCACTTTCTAAAAATATGAAATAA
- a CDS encoding GH92 family glycosyl hydrolase: MQKQSFFLTILLVLFFNCTKEEKNAVKLTSFVNPFIGTDGPGNTYPGATMPFGMVQLSPDIGIPGWDRIAGYYYQDSIISGFSHMHLTGTGAGDLYDILVMPTNSKFSKRIKENNFKPFSSFSHDKETASPGYYAVDLLDYNIKVAITATNRTGIHKYTFPKDSLSQIHIDLGYALNWDRPTDTKIKVVNNTTIRGYRKSTGWAKDQRVYFQIEVSKPFKSYELYQNDSLVVDVAKGKNTKIILNYTTEKAEEIILKTGLSTGNIAGAKLSLEKEAPHFNFETYRKAAENVWEKQLQKIKIETKDSTKKHIFYTMLYQSMLAPTLLSDLNGNYKGANDTIMNADGFDRYDTFSLWDTYRAAHPLYTILHPNKVSDMIQSMLAHYKETGLLPVWSMQGNETNMMIGYHAVPVVVDAYFKGINFDAQLAYQACKASAMDNARQIDVYKELGFVPIDVKHENWSVSKTLEYAYDDWCIAKFAKKLGKEDDYQYFLKRSENWRNVYDAQSSFMRPKYKKGNFIEKFIPKEYTPYFCESNAWQYVWNVPQNIEGLIKSIGGEERFEQKLDSMFTLNPLPEDKLPIFSTGMIGQYAHGNEPSHHVGYLYNYINKPWKTQSIIREILETQYKNEPNGHCGNEDCGQMSSWYILSSLGFYPVNPAQGMYSFGSPIFDKATINLENGNQFTIEAINNSTENKYIQSISLNNKRINRNYICHKEIANGGKLIFKMGNKPAKNNTYHLGISSKIY; encoded by the coding sequence ATGCAAAAACAAAGCTTTTTTCTTACCATCCTATTAGTACTTTTTTTTAATTGTACCAAAGAAGAAAAAAATGCTGTAAAACTAACGAGTTTTGTAAATCCGTTTATTGGTACAGATGGTCCTGGAAACACATATCCAGGAGCAACAATGCCTTTTGGAATGGTACAATTGAGCCCAGATATAGGTATTCCAGGATGGGATAGAATTGCAGGGTATTACTACCAAGATTCCATAATTTCTGGTTTTTCGCATATGCATTTAACAGGAACAGGTGCTGGAGATTTGTACGATATTTTGGTAATGCCAACCAATAGTAAGTTCTCTAAAAGAATAAAAGAAAATAATTTTAAACCTTTTTCGAGTTTTTCTCACGACAAAGAAACAGCTTCTCCAGGATATTATGCTGTAGATTTATTAGATTACAATATCAAAGTAGCAATTACTGCAACAAACCGAACAGGAATTCATAAATATACGTTTCCAAAAGATTCGTTGTCGCAAATTCATATCGATTTGGGGTATGCCTTAAATTGGGATCGTCCTACAGATACGAAAATAAAAGTGGTAAACAATACGACTATTAGAGGTTACAGAAAATCTACAGGTTGGGCAAAAGACCAACGCGTTTATTTTCAAATTGAAGTTTCCAAGCCTTTTAAATCGTATGAATTATATCAAAATGATAGTTTAGTTGTTGATGTAGCAAAAGGAAAAAACACCAAAATTATTTTAAATTATACTACAGAAAAAGCGGAAGAAATTATCTTAAAAACAGGATTATCAACAGGAAATATAGCAGGCGCAAAATTATCATTAGAAAAAGAAGCTCCTCATTTTAATTTCGAAACATATAGAAAAGCAGCAGAAAATGTTTGGGAAAAACAGCTTCAAAAAATTAAAATAGAAACAAAAGATAGTACCAAAAAACATATTTTTTATACAATGCTATACCAAAGTATGTTAGCACCAACTTTGTTAAGCGATTTAAACGGAAATTATAAAGGCGCAAACGATACCATTATGAATGCAGATGGTTTTGATAGGTATGACACGTTTTCTCTATGGGATACTTACAGAGCAGCACATCCATTATACACGATTTTACACCCAAATAAAGTGTCGGATATGATACAATCGATGTTGGCACATTACAAAGAAACAGGTCTATTACCAGTTTGGTCTATGCAAGGAAACGAAACCAATATGATGATTGGTTATCACGCAGTTCCAGTAGTCGTTGACGCTTATTTTAAAGGGATTAATTTTGATGCACAATTAGCTTACCAAGCCTGCAAAGCAAGTGCGATGGATAATGCTCGACAAATAGATGTTTATAAAGAATTAGGTTTTGTTCCCATTGATGTAAAACATGAAAATTGGTCGGTTTCTAAAACCTTAGAATATGCTTACGACGATTGGTGTATTGCGAAATTTGCTAAAAAATTAGGAAAAGAAGACGATTATCAATATTTTTTAAAGCGTTCCGAAAATTGGCGAAATGTATATGATGCACAAAGTTCATTTATGCGTCCGAAATATAAAAAAGGGAATTTTATCGAAAAATTCATTCCTAAAGAATATACACCTTACTTCTGCGAAAGTAATGCTTGGCAATATGTTTGGAATGTTCCACAAAATATAGAAGGGTTAATAAAATCGATTGGTGGAGAAGAACGATTTGAGCAAAAATTAGATTCTATGTTTACCTTAAACCCTTTGCCAGAAGATAAATTACCTATTTTTAGCACAGGAATGATTGGGCAATATGCGCATGGAAATGAACCGAGTCATCATGTGGGGTATTTGTATAATTACATAAATAAACCTTGGAAAACACAAAGTATCATTAGAGAAATTTTAGAAACACAATATAAAAACGAACCAAATGGACATTGTGGAAATGAAGATTGTGGGCAAATGTCTTCTTGGTATATTTTAAGTTCTTTAGGCTTTTATCCAGTAAACCCAGCACAAGGAATGTATAGTTTTGGTTCGCCAATTTTCGATAAAGCAACTATTAATTTAGAAAATGGAAATCAATTTACAATCGAAGCGATTAACAATTCAACAGAAAATAAATATATCCAATCTATTTCCTTGAATAATAAAAGAATAAATCGAAATTACATTTGCCATAAAGAGATTGCAAACGGAGGAAAACTCATTTTTAAAATGGGAAATAAACCCGCTAAAAATAATACATATCACCTAGGAATATCATCAAAAATTTATTAA